The Cuculus canorus isolate bCucCan1 chromosome 5, bCucCan1.pri, whole genome shotgun sequence DNA segment ggggagattgagaggagatcttaggaagaaatgttctctgagggtggggaggcagtggccaaggttgcccagagcagtagtggctgccccatccctggaggtgttaaaggctGTTTGGATGAGttttgagcccctgatccagtgggaggtgtccctgcacatggcaaggggttgcaaccggatgggctttgaggtcccttccaacccaactcattctatgattgtgtgaAAACAGGTTTGGTCTGATAACACAAACTGATTGGGAAGGTAAATTATATTCAAAGAGATAAAAGCAAAGGGGACCATGGATCCATTTCCTTGAGGTTTGCTTATCCTGCCATGAAGGCTATTAAGTAAAGGTGAACATGTACCATTATCATTCACTGCTTTCTAGTGACAGCACTCAGATCCCTGGTGGAGGACAGAACACACAGACAGAGCCTGACAAACCCCTCAAAAACAACAGATGCAAACCCTGGTACCCGCACTGCCTCTAAGTTTCTTACAGCgaaagaaaagagagggcaGCGGCTGTCCTGCAGCCAGGCACAGACAAGTTATCAGAAGGTCCTACAGCTATCCGcaatcttttttccccaggcttTAACCCATAATCACTTTATAAccataattactttttaatcttTGGGCTGTAAGTCCATACTGGCACACAACAGACTCGCCATCCAGTGACACATTGTCAGCCAACGcttccttctgaaatatttaactgcTGCAGGCTACCCAGGAACTCGCCCGGTATTGTCAGGGGCCCAAAGAGGTTATGAACTCTTCTACAGGTATGTGAAACCGAACCCCTTCTGAGAGATCATGTTTTCCAGGTGATCTAAAAAACATTCGGGCATTGTAAATGCTTTTGTTGGGTATTTGACCTTGAAAACCAGCCAACAAGGAAAGAACGTACACTATATTGAGTATATACATTGCCTAACGTGCACTTCTGTCCCCGAGGGGTACTTACAGGGTGAAGGTTGCTATCAGCTTTCTACAGGCTGAGCACTGAGATTAAGAGTCCATTTTGCTCAGACCATCACTCTCCTTCATCTTTGATGTCACACTTCCATCCCACGGTTACTTTAGCAGctgtcttaaaaataagaacCTGATTGAGAGTGCTGGGGGACGAGAAGCTCAATATAAGCCCAcgatgtgtgcttgcagcccagaaagccaaccatgtcctggtCTGCATCTGaagcagcaggaccaggaggtcaagggagaggattctgcccctctgctccactctcccgagaccccacctggagccctgtgtccagttctggagtccttagcacaggaaggacatggagctgttggagcaagtctagaggaggccacaaagatgatccaagggctgaagcacgTCCcatatgaggccaggctgaaagagtcaggattgttcagcctggagaagactccagagaaaccttagagcagcttccagtactgaaaggggctccaggaaagctggggaggggctttatAGCAAGGCCttttgtgacaggacaaggaataatggttttaaactaagggaagggagatttagactaaatATAAGGAATAAATTGTttccagtgagggtggtgaaacactggcacaggttactcagggaggtggtggatgccccatccctagaaacattccAGGTCAGATTGGAgggggttctgagcaacctgatcgagttaaagatgtctctgctcctACACAtggattggactggatggggtttaaaggtccctttccaaaccaaagcattctatgattctttttccAAACACCTCGCGCTGGGACCAGTGCATCTCTAGATGGCTCTGACAGAAGCTGTGCTGTCTCCGGGCTCTCTGAGGTAGGGCCAAGTCGCTCTGCAGGGACACAACAGCAGGGTTCCTCAGACAAAGAAGCTTTTATCTGCTTAACTAAGTTACGCCATTTACATTCTGCTTCCTGTTTACCACCCTTTTCTGTTCACTTACGGAAACTGCTATGACTCtacataaaaatgtttcaaaagtaGGTGGTGCTCTCTCACCAGCTTCTCCCCCATTCCCTGAGGGATCAGTACCTGTGAGCTACAAGGACTGACACGCACAGAGTTTATTAACGACTAATTTCAGATCTTAACTATTGAAAGTGCTGAGttctcaaatgtctttttgcTATTTATCATCCAAAAGAGCAGTAATAATTATCTAAAAAACACATGTCAAACCATGTAAAATCTTCTTCTGGTGCACAGACCACATGGACAGAAAGTTTTCCTGAAGGGCAGGGAGGATCCTCACAAATAAAGGCCAGCGCAGGTGAAGAGGTAATTGCCAGAGTAGATCCCATTTCTCCTCTATGGCACATAGCCACATCGCCACGTCCTCCATGAAGTTTTGGGTTTGCTATGTGAAGTAGTGAATGGTAGTTCTCTTTATCAGATTTTTAGACTCGGATGATGACAAGATCAACTTTGGATGCTTTCAGGAGGTTACAGAGCGGCAGCTGAAGGATACGGCATCAGCTCAGGGTCGGTCCCAGCTACAGAGAatgttcagcagcagcaggagagctcAGGGAGCCACCAGAGTGCCCAGCCTGTCCCAGTTCCAGTGGCTGAAGGGCAGGACATGCAGCTGCTAAAGGCTCAGGGACCCACGGGGCAAAGACAGTTGAGCAGAACCTGGAAAACACAGCCTGGAGCAGCATGGCTCATCTCAGCCACTGGCCCACCCAGAGCAGGGCACACACCCGGAGAGGACTTGGCCCAAAAAAGATAATACAGATTGGAGCAGCCTCTGGTTTGTCGATATCAAGCACAGGCAGGCAGGAACCCTGCggggagaggagcagctgaggaagtcGCTCGGCCGCTTACTCAGCGGAAGGGCAGGTTGCGTGAAGATCGGCTCCTCAACAGCTCCAGTGCAAGAGCTGCTGCCCACTCCCTGAAAGCAACTCCATGCCTTGACATGCAAGTATTTCACAGGTCCCATCACTTCCAGTTTACCAGGAGGGAAAGgagtgaaggaaaaagagaagagcccagctgtTTGCCAGGTGAAATGGATAAAGCCAAAGCCGGCCAAGCCCCATCTGCAGACATTCCCCAAGGATGACAGGCATCGCAGTCaccacaaactgaaaaaaaggcatgatTCAAGAGGAGAGACCCAAGAAACAGTACATCTGGGTCCAAAACAGATGGAGAAGGGGCAGAAAGAGCCCTTCCCCACTCTGCAGTTATCATCTTAGTTCATGCCTTGTGGTATCCACCAGCTGTGGTATCCACTGCTCAGCATCTCACTTGCTGTATGGGCTGCCAGGTGCTGATGTACTTAACGCCTGAGATCCATGTTCCTCAACTGGTGGACCTTGGGAGAAAGCACCACAGATAACTCTCAGCTGTTAAAAAGTGGGAAAACTTCACATACAGTCACACTCTCCCCTTCACACTTTACCCAGAACAAAAAAGCTAGCATGGCAGTCATTTCCCAAAAGCAGAAAGGGCCAATCCAAGGCCAGTAGGCAGCGCAATCCCTGCCTGTACAGGGACAAAGGCAGCGCTTTACAGCTCCCAACATCTCCTTTCCCAACTAGTTTGGTCAAGACCCGTGGTGTTGTACTGCTGCTGCctaatggaatcatagaatagtttgggttggaagggaccttaaagatcataagCAGTCGCTCATGTGCACCAGCACAGAAATGGTCACACAGAACAGAGCCAAGCAGAAACCCACTAACATCCACATCCTGACGTTAATTTTAGCCCTGCTCAGCAGCAAACTCTATTTAGATAGATTTCCTGTGTGAGTGAGATGAGACTAAACTGCCAGGATCCAGCCAGATCACCACGGCTTGCTGTAAATCCCATGCCAGTACAGTGCTAAGCTGTATTATCTGCTGCTTCAGAGACCAGAGTAGGAGCTGTGGCACTGCCCGATGCATGAACTGACACTCGTCAGTCCTGGTGCCAGCAGACCATACCCTAGCACAGCCACACGCACTCACGAGGACAGGCCACGGATggtgtgttttctttggcaTCCTCCCTCTTTGCTCGCTGCAAGAAAGGGCAAGGCTTCCTTAGAAACTCTTATTGTCATCCACTTAATTCTGTAAGTCTAGGGAATCTCCTGTTCTTCCAGACTTCAAAGACACCAAGCAATTTCCCTTTTGCTCTTCCAAAGGGGATGGCTCTGCCCATGCCGCATAATTGCAAACAGGTCTGTCATACAAATTAATTCAACATTTGGGATTTTTGAAGGGACAGaaggacatagaatcatagaacagtttgggttggaagggaccttaaagtccatccacttccaacccactgtgatgggcagagacacctcccactggatcaggttgaccatccaacctggcctcaaacagccccagggatggggcagccaccatttccctgagcaatctgttccagtgcctcatcactctcatggtgaagaaattcttccttatgtctaatctaaatcccaAGTCCCTTCTCACTGCAGGGGGagtggactggatgaccttcatggccccttccaacccaaaccattctatggttttgctggttttgtgttcTAGATGCCACTACTCACATCGGCTCCATCATCTCAGAAGCAAATACTGACACAGACTTGCTTCCCCCTCGCAgggcagcccctgctccagcatgccAGGCCTAGAGGACCTGCCTCATGCTGCTCACGTGTACCAAGCACACCACCAGGAGCGCAGGGTTGCGACACACTGTGCCTGTGAAACCGGCCAAACGTGTGCCTGTGATGTGTATGTGGAGGGTGCTGCTCTGCATCACGCTGGGCATGCTGGGGCACCGCTCCAGGGAAGTTAGCAAGGTACACGAACGCTGCTGTTCCCAAGGGGTTGGCCACAGTTTGAATGTCACTGACCCGAATTACAGGGAGCGATCCAAGGCAACAGGGAGCCATAAACCCAGTAGCACCATGAATCATGagatggtttggcttggaagggacctttaaagcccaCCCGGTGCAACTCacctgcagcaagcagggacaccttccactggatcaggttgcctcatctaacctgaccttgaacgcttccagggatggggcagccaccacctccctgggaaacctgtccCAGCGTTTCACACCCTCATGGCGAGAAGACCCCAGCACCTGAAGGCCAGGTGGAGGTTCTGTAGGGGCAGGCTCTTTCAGATGGCTCTAGTGAGTACCACCTGGCAGGTCACAGGTACGGGACAGGCCCATTTGAGGTCACCTCCacacacagctcctgctgcaaaCCCCCACGCTCCATCCTCCTCACCCTCCCTGAAGGGCACCGAGGCCCTCAGGCACCACCAAGCTGCGGCAGCACTGCCTGGGGCGAGGGGCTTGCAGGTGCACAGGCACGGGCTgagcccttccccaggctgaCACCCCACTCCCAGCTCTCCCCCATCAgcaggcaggggctgagccCCCTCCTCACGCTGACACCCACTCTTCAATGCTGACTCCCCACTCCTCGGTCACCCTCATGGGTGCACAGGGTCTGAGCCCCTTTCTCAGGCTGACATTCCACTCTTCTCTATTATCATGCAGTGTCTGCGCCCCCTCCTCAGGTGGAggccctgctcccagctctcccctATGGACAGGCAGGGCCTGAGCCCCCTCCTCATACTGACTCCCTGCTTCCAGCTCTCCCTCATGGGCGGGCACGGTCTgagccccctccccaggctGACAGACACCCCACTCTCCCTCACTGGGCAGGATCTCAGCCCCCTCCTCAtgctgcctccctgctctctcccaTGGGCGGGCAAACCTGTAGGCCCCCCCGCcagctgcctccctgctcccagctcttCCCTATGAACGGTCAGACTCTGAGCCCCCTCCTTATACAGACATCCCCTCCCCAGGCtgctcccccaccccccctctGACGCGTGATCGCGTGGCGCCTCTCCCCAccgaggccccgcccctccgcCCCTCGCATGCGCATTGGCCTTCTCGCCCTCCTCGCCCCTCCCCTGAGGCGCGCGCGGGTGGGCGTGGCGGACGGGTGGGCGTGGCCTCGAGGGACCGGCGCGTGCGGATTGTCGACCGTACGCGCCTCACCCCTCCACTGGGGCGTGACCTCGGACgggtgggcgtggcctcggGAGGGCCCCCTGCGCGCCTGGCGCATGCGCAGTGAGGCGGGCGGGGCTGGGCCTGGGGGTGCCGGCGTGCGCGCGGGAAGCGGAGCCTGTAGAGATCGGCGCATGCGCGCGGCGCTGGGCGGGGGGGGAAGTCGCGCGGGCGCGCGCGGCGCCTTTTCCGGCGGCGCGGGCTGAGCAGGGAGCGGCGCGGCCAGCGGAGCGGCCTGAGGTACCCACCCcgctgtcctcctcctcctcctgtcctctttctctcttcctcgCCTCACGCTCTTCTCCGTCTCCCCCTTTTCCAGGCGTGGACGCGGAAGCGCCCGCATCCATGAGGTGATTCGGCGAGGCGAGGAGCCGGGCGGAGCCGCAGCCTCGGGCCCGGCGGAGGACAGAGAGGAGCTATTCCCCCCCCCTacctccccccccgcccctccacGCACCCCCTCCCGCCTCCTCAGCCCCTCCCGGCCCTGCCCCGCGAACCCCGAGCGGTACcggccgccccccgccccggaCCCCCCCGGTTCCCGGGCCCTTGGATGCCGCCGAGATGGGGAAGGTGCTGTCCAAGATCTTCGGCAACAAGGAGATGCGGATCCTGATGCTGGGTTTGGACGCAGCCGGGAAAACCACCATCCTGTACAAACTGAAGCTGGGCCAGTCGGTCACCACCATCCCCACCGTGGGCTTCAACGTGGAAACGGTCACTTATAAAAACGTCAAGTTCAACGTGTGGGACGTCGGGGGCCAGGACAAGATCCGTCCCCTCTGGAGGCACTACTACACGGGCACGCAGGGCTTGATCTTTGTGGTGGACTGCGCCGATCGCGACCGCATCGACGAGGCCCGGCAGGAGCTCCACCGCATTATCAACGACAGGGAGATGCGGGACGCCATCATCCTCATCTTCGCCAACAAGCAGGACCTGCCCGATGCCATGAAACCCCATGAAATCCAGGAGAAACTGGGCCTGACCCGGATCAGGGATAGGAATTGGTACGTGCAGCCCTCCTGTGCTACCACAGGGGATGGACTCTATGAAGGGCTGACATGGTTAACATCCAATTATAAATCCTAATGAGAGAATAACTATTTAGTCTACAAAGaattaaagagaataaaaaaaaacaaaacaaaaaaacatcaaaaaaaagcagcccaCATGGCTTTCCAGAAGAACGATTCTCtactgaaaagtaaaagaaaaagcatccaTAGGATTATGATCACCTTTCTCCAGTTGCCGCCCTTCCCTTCTGCACACTTGACTGGATTCCTGTTTTAACTCTTCTCTCGCTTGGCGTTAGGATGCTCTAATCTCCGAATGTGACACGAACACAAGCACTAGATGCTATGGCAGACTTCCAGCAAACAGGGGAAAGACACATTGTAGACTTGTTAAgtaacctctttttttttggttttttttttttttcccctctcgAGAGCCCTATGGATGGTTTGGTGGTGTTGGGGGTGGCGGGGAGAGGGATCCCGGTTTCAGTGTATGCTTTCTGGTTCTACTTTtttgattatatatatattttttttcttctctcacttgCTGTAGATTGCTACTTTTTTGCATTCACGCAGAATATGTTGGTAGGTCTCCTTCATCTAGTAAACTGAAAGTTATTGCTTAAAATCAAACTGCAGTCTGTCTTTTTATAtcaagggctttttttttttaaaaaaaaaaagagttctgtTAATCTGTAACTCAACAGTGACTCTTGCTCTGTCTTCATATCTCAGATTAAAAACGAAATGGATTCTTGCCTACTGATAGCAAGAATACCACTGTAACCTGTTCGAAGCACGCAGTGTTAACTTGGTAAAGTACGAACTGCTGTGAAACATCAGCTGTGAAGTTTGAACCATACATCATTGCATGAGAAGGGATGCAAATAACTTCCCCTACCGCATAGCAACCATTTAGCAAATAAGACAGGAATGCTGTAATAGTTCCAGGGGAGGTACTGTTAAGTTTTCGTCTCGCATTGCTAACTTAAGCAATGTTTAGCTGCAGTTTTTACTGCTCATGTCAGTCTCTGATTCAGTGCAAGGTGGGTTCCTTCCAGAAAATGCAGCAATAACATCTAAGCACTGCAGCAagtttttactttaaatcaCAGATGTTTAGGGCAAAAATCTAGCACCGATTTGCTTGTCTTGTGATGGAGGCGGATTGCTTTCATCGCAAGACAGCTAAATTGTTAGAGGATTTCCGATTCTTTCCGACATCTGTGTAGAGGAGAAAGACGTTTTCTTCTTTTCCGTTCCGCAGGGGTGAGTTCTGTGCCGAGCTGTAATTGGGCTTGGTAGCTCGGACATCTCTTAATTGAGGCAATCACTTCTCCCTTTAGTTTTCCAAGACTCGATTGAACTCGTTGCAGTCTTTGCCCTCTGTCTCGGTAGCCGTGTTGTTGCTGTAGTCCTGTAGGAAGGGAACTGTGTTGGATGTCTGAAGCCCATTGAGTAACAACTAATGAGAgcgggaggggagagagagagagagagagtatACGACTATGAATGTAAACTTCCATAATTAGTTCTTAAAGGGCAAGCAGCTCATTTGCCGTGTCACAGTTTGCAGATGTGACTGGCAAACAGAAAACCCCACCCAGAGCAGTGTTAGTATAAAAACTTGGGTGTTAACACTGGGTGCAAAACATGATAAAGCAGCTGGTTCTTATTCAGCCTTAAGGATTAACTTCAGATTTCCTCAAGGAGTTAAACTCGATTGGGGAATTCTAGGAATGTATgctaaaaccagaagaaaatggctttttttttttttttttttttttttagttttattttccaaggatATGAGTTTTACATGGAATTGGGGGCATTACACTACATTTCCGCAGTGTTGACTCTGCATGCTGAGCGCGTTGTATACAGAGCTCTTACCAAAGATGTATGGGAAGATAAAAATACTGGATTCACTTCTGCTATTGAATGCTTTGGACCACTTAACAGTTCCTTTGGGATACGGTTCCAAGAGGCTTGTCTGGATGTGGGTTGCAAATGGGCTGGAATGGGTTCTTGCTGCTAGAAGACAGAGCACTGATTGATGCTAAGCCTTTGTGAGTTAGAGAGTCTGCAAGAGCTCAATGTCGAACAACTCTGAAATCTCGGCTCTAAAGGAAAGGAGATGGGATTTTTCCCACCCGAGGCTCTTTGCCTTTGGAATATCATTGCTCTATTTTCTAGctttgttttttgtctttttttttcctgttgatgtAACTTAAGGTATAGTGTGGTGGTATAAAGActaaaaatacaagaatatggttactgttttcttctggagCATAAATAAAATAGCCAAGCACAAAGTAAATGCCTAAACTGGAAAACTTGAAGCTCTATTAATGGTTCTTGAACTTTATTCTCAGTCAACATGGAAACTTCAATGATTTCATTTCTCGTCTCAGTTgatttactgtgttttctcttaagTGCTGGGGCAGACTTCTTTGCTAGACTTTGCATTAAGTTGAATTTGCGATTTTGTATTTCCTTAGCAACTTTGTTATTCTGTTTTTGTAGGTGAAAGGAAACCAATTatgcttctgggtttttttttaatgtcttttttttgggggggggggcggggggaagaagggggggagaaaaagttACTGAAACATGTGGCAGAGACTTCAAAAATAAACGGCCGAACAAAACACAAAGGTTTCACTTTCGACGTGTCCTTCACAGGTTGTAGCTGAACCTCACCACCATCGAGTGGCTGCCAGGCAGCAAAGGTAGCCTGCAGGATACAGTGGCGATCTGTAAGAAATCCCATAATTTAAAAACCAATCTGGAGTTTTTTAAGTGCATCGATTTGTGTTCATGTGAATTTATGGAGTAAGTTTTGAATAGCGTTAATTGTGTCCGATCAGTGAATGAGTCTGTAGACTGTGATCTCCCTGACTAAAGTAAACAGGAATTCTGTGTTCTCAATATGGCTGTAGTGTTGGTAAAGAACtaataagcagaaaataaagcaattataCAGCGGAGCTCTCTTGGTATGTTACTTACGTTTAATtatgagagaaacagaaagagccGATATGGTGCTGGAGTAGAGCCTTCTGCTGGCATAAAGAGATCTCTGTGCTGTATCCCGCAGTTTGGAAAGCCTGTAATTCCTTTGAGAGGTAGATTAGCGCCTGGTTTTATGAGTGGGAAGGATGATCCTCTTCCAACGCTCCTACTGGCTTCCAATGATCTTTAGCAAACTTTGGTGTTTGATTTGTTCTTCCCCTGTACCCTTGGAAGGTGAGAGAGCGCGGAGgggctgtggcagagcaggaTAGTGTCGTGGTTTACGGAGAACACTGGGAAGTGGTTGGAGAGAGCAGATGTTGGGCTGTGTGGAAAATGCGGTGATGGACAAAAGGGCCAAGGAGTGAATAGGGGTGCTTGTGGAGTGACAGATGTGGAGTTGGGACGTCTCTGGTGTTGGAATGGGACACGAGTGAGTGGATAAAAGCCTTGGGCAGGTGCGGTGGGAAAGACCTGGGGTGGGGCTGGGGCCGAACGGCGGGCTGGGTGCACGCAGCGCGCACCggttgctgcagcagctgccgtCCCACAGGGCTGAGGAGCAGTGGTGTCACCGGAACCACCCACAGAGTTCAACCTTAACCGGGCTGTCGGGCTGCTCAGGCGGCTGGTGGAGCGGAGGTTTTGAGGTACCCACAGCTGCAGGTGTGAGGCTGGGCACCAGCTGCTCGGAACTGTCTTCTTGGGAATCGCCAGGAGACACCATCCAGGCGGGCAGGAGTACCTGAACACGGGCAGTGGCTGCTGCAGTCCCCTCAAAGCGTTGTTGTTCTAGTGCATTCCGGCTAGTCTCTGTCTACCTGACTGTCAGTTTAAGGGTGTGGCTGTATAAATGAACTTACTCTGACTTAATTATACTACTTGGGGTTTGGAGACAAGGCTCTAGAAGACTCTCATGTCTCTCTCGTTACAGTAGTCATTTCTCAAACCGTCTGCCCTTATCATTGTCCATTGGAACTTTCTTGCTGCAGCACTTAGCTTCAAGAGTGCCCATCCTGAACCCTGACTCACGCTTcagcagggctttttttcccctagtcCTCATGGATggcatttggaaaaaatgtgCCTGTCATCTTTAATTGGAAATTAACACTGCTAATACGATCGTCCTCCCAAAGGAACATCTCTcgatttaaaaaatcagttgcGTCGTCAGCTGGCTGCAAGATCTGTGACAGCTGACGGCTTCACCGCTGGACCTGAGCGTTGTTTCCCTTTGTTGTTGGGAAGTGGGAATGGGAGAAGCAAGTGTAGAACTCGTTCTGGAGTGTACAAGCAGCCTTCGTGTGGGCGCCGTGACTCAGACTCCCCGCTAACACATGGTTGCGCTTTTTGACTTGGATTTATTTCTAATATCTGTCCAGCCTGGCGAGCTCAGAATGTGGGAGCTGAAATCACCTTGGCTTTGGTGCTTCCTGGAAAAAACAGCTTCTCCTTGCCTTAGCGGAAGCGCCA contains these protein-coding regions:
- the ARF6 gene encoding ADP-ribosylation factor 6, which codes for MGKVLSKIFGNKEMRILMLGLDAAGKTTILYKLKLGQSVTTIPTVGFNVETVTYKNVKFNVWDVGGQDKIRPLWRHYYTGTQGLIFVVDCADRDRIDEARQELHRIINDREMRDAIILIFANKQDLPDAMKPHEIQEKLGLTRIRDRNWYVQPSCATTGDGLYEGLTWLTSNYKS